One stretch of uncultured Desulfovibrio sp. DNA includes these proteins:
- a CDS encoding NAD(P)/FAD-dependent oxidoreductase: protein MNTFDVVIIGGGPGGAKAAGILARGGKSVALVESTHMGGVCLNCGCIPTKLLLGATAPAGLLRGLERQRVAKGSIEVDYDALQKRIQRFVKASSQTLSKGLEQLGVTLIEGRAACTSPSEVLVTAADGTVLNLRAEHIILAGGSRSAAFPGMTPDHDAVLDSTDMLRVPAVPESLIVVGAGAIGLEMADFFNAMGSKVTIVEAAPHLAPTEDADLGQEMAKLLGKTGITCITGVKAASLTTREGAAVLVLEDGRELTAAKALVAVGRTPNTDNLGAEKAGCTLQARGFITVDEHLMAAPNVYAIGDINGQTLLAHAAEHQGAYVARRIIGAQSGPYASGPVPSCVYGSLEIMRVGITARQAQAQSGPVAVSKAQLMGNAIAQAGGDASGFIKIVWQNDSIVGIAALGHGVSHLVTAAQLLLIGQYHGSALNAFMFAHPTLDEALHAALEAPQEPFAG, encoded by the coding sequence ATGAATACGTTTGATGTTGTCATTATCGGCGGCGGGCCTGGCGGAGCCAAGGCCGCAGGTATACTTGCCCGTGGCGGGAAATCCGTGGCGCTGGTGGAAAGCACCCATATGGGCGGCGTATGCCTTAACTGCGGCTGCATCCCTACCAAGCTGCTGCTGGGCGCAACCGCTCCTGCGGGATTGCTGCGTGGTCTTGAGCGCCAACGCGTAGCCAAGGGCAGCATTGAGGTGGATTACGATGCTCTGCAAAAACGCATTCAGCGTTTTGTCAAAGCCTCGTCCCAGACCTTGAGCAAGGGATTGGAGCAGCTTGGCGTAACGCTTATTGAAGGCCGCGCCGCCTGCACCAGCCCCTCGGAGGTTTTGGTGACAGCCGCAGACGGCACGGTGCTGAATCTGCGGGCAGAACACATAATCCTTGCTGGCGGTTCCCGATCCGCTGCATTCCCTGGCATGACGCCCGACCATGATGCCGTTCTGGACAGCACGGACATGCTGCGCGTGCCCGCTGTGCCGGAAAGCCTGATTGTTGTGGGCGCGGGGGCCATCGGCCTTGAAATGGCCGACTTTTTCAACGCAATGGGCAGCAAGGTCACCATTGTAGAAGCCGCACCCCACCTTGCCCCAACGGAAGATGCCGATCTTGGTCAGGAAATGGCAAAGCTCCTTGGCAAAACCGGCATAACCTGCATCACAGGCGTTAAGGCTGCATCGCTGACAACGCGCGAGGGCGCGGCTGTGCTCGTACTTGAGGACGGCAGGGAACTGACCGCCGCCAAGGCTCTTGTGGCTGTAGGCAGAACGCCCAACACTGATAATCTTGGAGCGGAAAAAGCCGGATGCACGCTTCAGGCGCGCGGGTTCATCACTGTTGACGAGCACCTTATGGCTGCCCCAAACGTTTACGCCATTGGCGACATTAACGGACAAACCCTGTTGGCGCATGCTGCGGAGCATCAGGGCGCGTATGTGGCGCGGCGCATTATTGGGGCGCAAAGCGGCCCTTACGCTTCCGGGCCGGTGCCTTCCTGCGTTTACGGCAGCCTGGAAATCATGCGTGTGGGCATTACCGCCAGGCAGGCCCAGGCCCAGAGCGGCCCGGTGGCTGTTTCCAAGGCGCAACTCATGGGTAACGCCATTGCCCAGGCCGGGGGCGACGCGTCCGGCTTTATCAAAATTGTGTGGCAGAACGACAGCATTGTCGGCATTGCAGCTCTGGGGCACGGGGTTTCGCACCTTGTCACAGCGGCGCAGTTGCTGCTCATAGGCCAATACCACGGCTCTGCGCTCAATGCCTTCATGTTTGCGCACCCGACACTGGACGAAGCGTTACACGCTGCGCTGGAGGCGCCACAAGAACCTTTTGCTGGCTGA
- a CDS encoding molybdopterin-binding protein: protein METSARNVFSGKVVAVNSGAVNDEVELSVEGGISIVASITKVSTKNLGLKPGTSAMALIKASFVLLMNDAENYLLSTRNQFAGTVSKVTPGAVNAEVIVELPGGASIASIVTMGSIKNLGLEPGKKVTAIVKASQVILAVAK from the coding sequence ATGGAAACCAGCGCAAGAAACGTTTTTTCCGGAAAAGTTGTTGCCGTTAACTCCGGCGCAGTCAATGATGAAGTGGAATTGTCCGTTGAAGGCGGGATCAGCATTGTTGCTTCCATTACCAAGGTGAGCACCAAGAATCTTGGCCTTAAGCCCGGCACCAGCGCAATGGCTCTCATCAAGGCCAGCTTTGTGCTGCTGATGAATGATGCAGAAAACTACCTGCTCTCTACTCGCAACCAGTTTGCCGGTACCGTGAGCAAGGTCACCCCCGGCGCGGTCAATGCCGAGGTTATCGTTGAACTGCCCGGCGGCGCTTCCATCGCCTCCATTGTGACCATGGGCAGCATCAAGAACCTTGGCCTGGAACCCGGCAAAAAGGTTACCGCCATTGTTAAGGCCTCGCAGGTTATTCTTGCTGTAGCCAAATAG